GCAGTAGATTTCAAATTTCGGTCTCGCTTTCGCGGAAGCGGGACCCAACAAAACATAGAACCGGGCATGGACCCAAAACGAATCTTGAGAATGGATTACCAAAACAAAAGAAACCCAAATAGTTCCAAAACCGGCAACCAGTCGTCATTTGGACTCATGTTGTCCCTTTTGCTGCTACCGCTCTCGCTCATGGCGCAGTTCAGCGTCGACAGCTACGGCGACCAGGGCGTGAACGAGAACGTTGCCTACACCAGCCCGGCGGCAAGCATCACGGGCACACCGGTGGGCACGGTTACCTACAGCCTTTCCGGTCCTGATGCGTCCCTATTCACGATCAACTCCTCAAACGGAGTGGTGAGCATGGTGGAGCGCGACTACGAGTCGCCCCTGGATACTGATGGGAACAACCTCTACAGCGTGACGGTGGTGGGTACGGACTCTGACACCAACACGTCGGAGCGCGAGCTGGACGTGGTGGTCTTTAACGACTGCAGTGCGAGCGACACCCCACAGATGTTCAAGCTGTCCGCTCCGGACTCGCTTGGGGATACGATGGGCGACACGGCAACGCTGCGCATAAGCCTGATAGGAAGTGGCGGCGTCCCACAGGATGGAGTCGCGGTGATGTTTGTGAAGACCAGTGGGCCTGCCAGCATCACGAGTCCGAGCGGCACGACCAATGCCTCGGGTATCTACGAGAGTACGGTAACCTCGGCAAGTGCGGGCGTATCGGAGTTCACGGCCATGTACGACACTACAGGGAACGGTACGCCAGATACGACGGTGACCCTGGGATCGCCCACCGCGATACAGTTCACGACCGATGTGTCCAGCTTCAATACGGGTGGCCACGTTGGAATAGGTACGGAGACTCCAGACAGTTCAACGGTGCTTGAAGTTGCCGGTACGGATAAAGGGGTATTGATCCCCAGGGTGGCGCTTACCGGTACGGCGGATACGGCCACGATAACCAATCCCGCGGTATCACTGTTGGTATACAACACGGCAGCCGTTGGTGGCCTGGAGGTCGGTTTCGTGTTCTGGGATGGTAGCGAGTGGAAGAGCGTCTGTGCGCGATAGGAGATCAAAGACCTAGAATTGAGCAACGTAAGAACGTTGGTAAACTATAATCAATTAAACCATAAGTGGTCGCTCCTGAAAGGGAAGGATCGTAAAAGATAGAAGCAAGAGATGAGAAAAAACAGGTTGATATTAGCGATGGCATCCTTATGCATGGCAGTAGGCCTTGCAGATACCGGGCTGGATAGGGGCAGGCCCGATCTGGAGCAGTCCCGTTTTGAGGCCGTGGATGCGGTGGGAGATATGCTGGGCGATGGTGGCCAGGTGGGACTTACCCTAAGGGATACTGAAGGCCAGCTTATGCCGGGAGTATCGGTACGCCTGACGGTGGAGAGTGGGGAGGCAACCCTTGCAACGGTGAATGGAAAGACCGATGGATCGGGAAGGTTTGAGAGCTTTCTCTTCAGCAGGGTACAGACCGTGGCCGTGGTACGTGCGGAAGTGGATACGGACGGAGATGGAGTGGTGGACCGAGCGCTCGCGCAAAGATCCACGGTTGCATTTATAGACAGCCTTGCGCTCAATACGGGCGTGGGCATCAACATCGATACCCCTGACGATAGTGCGGTACTCCACGTGAACTCCAGCAACAGGGGCGTGATGATCCCAAGGGTGGCACTACAGGGCTGTTCAGATCGCGTGACGATCCTGGATCCCGCAACTTCCCTGCTGGTATTCAACACAAATGCCTCCGACTCACTCAAGGTAGGCTACGCCTA
This genomic interval from Nonlabens spongiae contains the following:
- a CDS encoding Ig-like domain-containing protein; its protein translation is MDYQNKRNPNSSKTGNQSSFGLMLSLLLLPLSLMAQFSVDSYGDQGVNENVAYTSPAASITGTPVGTVTYSLSGPDASLFTINSSNGVVSMVERDYESPLDTDGNNLYSVTVVGTDSDTNTSERELDVVVFNDCSASDTPQMFKLSAPDSLGDTMGDTATLRISLIGSGGVPQDGVAVMFVKTSGPASITSPSGTTNASGIYESTVTSASAGVSEFTAMYDTTGNGTPDTTVTLGSPTAIQFTTDVSSFNTGGHVGIGTETPDSSTVLEVAGTDKGVLIPRVALTGTADTATITNPAVSLLVYNTAAVGGLEVGFVFWDGSEWKSVCAR